A single Leptospira biflexa serovar Patoc strain 'Patoc 1 (Paris)' DNA region contains:
- a CDS encoding HDOD domain-containing protein, which produces MSIPPLMTFQEDFLSGKLITKEYVHFSESDCPELDVWIGRVVRSISLEFLHEILFTILSELLVNGCKANGKRVFFSEQGLDLWNEKDYARGISLYKDEFGHNRKRVFLSLEKSNFFIKLSTMFKEDFIEFRVRNNAKILPEEKNRILRRVQASVKYKNINDAYRESVDNEESSGLGIVLIHILLRNSGIPNQFFELVTGDDFTEVIIRIPKQLIPKESQTRIKELLIREVNSLPPLPAQINKLILIAKKKDVTFQEIAMEAEKDPAIAAEIIKIANSPLFGIHKSIVTVIEGVKRIGLKNLESIFLALGAKKILNSRYAKQVLVWTHSFKTSMYVKFLLEEKRKHIQLLETATVAALLHDLGRMVLLSLDLSQVNQIRVLRSDDNTEISEWVEEYTVGTTHSEIGFLISEKWHFPEEILDVIRFHHKPWQCKSRNNILCQIIYLADILANIGKGKGNYFTVEPEVLEYFDIKSEKEFREMQDRFKINFEEHREEYQNLFI; this is translated from the coding sequence ATGTCGATTCCCCCACTCATGACATTCCAGGAGGACTTCCTTTCTGGGAAATTGATCACCAAAGAATATGTCCATTTTTCGGAAAGCGATTGTCCGGAATTGGATGTTTGGATTGGTCGAGTGGTAAGGAGTATTTCATTAGAATTCCTCCATGAAATCCTATTCACGATTCTGAGTGAACTTTTGGTCAATGGATGTAAGGCAAATGGGAAACGAGTATTTTTCTCAGAACAAGGGTTAGACTTATGGAATGAGAAGGATTATGCTCGTGGTATCTCTTTGTATAAGGACGAATTTGGGCACAATCGTAAGCGAGTTTTTTTATCTTTAGAAAAATCGAATTTTTTTATCAAACTCAGTACAATGTTTAAGGAAGATTTTATTGAGTTTCGCGTTCGAAACAATGCTAAAATACTTCCAGAAGAAAAGAATCGAATTCTAAGGAGAGTTCAAGCTTCCGTTAAGTACAAAAACATCAACGATGCATATCGGGAATCTGTTGATAATGAAGAAAGTTCTGGACTTGGGATCGTTTTGATCCACATCCTTCTTCGTAATTCAGGGATTCCAAACCAGTTTTTCGAATTGGTGACTGGGGATGATTTTACAGAAGTAATCATCCGAATTCCAAAACAATTGATCCCAAAGGAAAGCCAAACTCGTATCAAGGAACTTCTGATCCGAGAAGTGAATTCTCTCCCTCCCCTACCCGCTCAAATCAATAAGCTGATTCTGATCGCAAAAAAGAAAGATGTTACTTTCCAAGAAATTGCGATGGAAGCAGAAAAAGATCCTGCCATAGCTGCGGAAATCATCAAAATTGCAAATTCTCCACTATTTGGAATCCATAAGTCAATTGTGACTGTAATCGAGGGCGTAAAACGGATTGGTCTAAAAAACCTTGAATCTATCTTTCTTGCATTAGGAGCCAAAAAAATACTTAACTCTCGTTATGCGAAACAAGTGTTGGTATGGACACATTCTTTCAAAACTTCCATGTATGTAAAATTTCTTTTGGAAGAAAAACGTAAACACATTCAACTATTGGAAACAGCCACTGTCGCCGCTCTACTACATGATTTAGGCAGAATGGTTTTACTCTCACTGGATTTAAGTCAGGTCAATCAAATTCGAGTTCTTAGAAGTGATGATAATACTGAAATCTCAGAATGGGTTGAGGAATATACAGTAGGAACAACTCACTCCGAAATTGGTTTTTTAATTTCAGAAAAATGGCATTTCCCAGAAGAAATATTAGATGTGATCCGTTTCCATCATAAACCATGGCAATGTAAATCTAGAAACAATATCCTATGTCAAATCATATATCTCGCTGATATCCTAGCGAATATCGGAAAAGGGAAAGGAAACTACTTCACAGTCGAGCCAGAAGTCCTCGAATATTTTGATATCAAATCAGAAAAAGAATTTCGGGAAATGCAAGACCGCTTTAAAATTAACTTTGAGGAACATAGAGAAGAATACCAAAATCTCTTTATTTAA
- a CDS encoding Crp/Fnr family transcriptional regulator — translation MSKLNIPPNQRIFKEGELNNAMYIILQGNVEIFFTVNNSQTRLALMKPGDFFGEMALFSSNPRSATARTITNCELAVIESKQQLENFLVKNPKFAAKMVSIMADRLAKTNELLITSMEKSVAKKIEFSTELGKDLKADL, via the coding sequence ATGAGCAAACTCAACATTCCACCCAATCAAAGGATTTTTAAAGAAGGTGAGTTGAATAATGCTATGTACATCATTTTACAAGGAAACGTTGAAATTTTTTTCACCGTGAACAATAGCCAAACGCGTTTGGCACTCATGAAACCGGGAGACTTCTTTGGCGAAATGGCTCTTTTTAGTTCTAATCCAAGAAGCGCCACAGCAAGAACCATTACGAACTGTGAGTTGGCTGTGATTGAAAGTAAACAACAGCTAGAGAATTTTTTAGTCAAAAATCCAAAATTTGCAGCAAAAATGGTTTCGATTATGGCAGATCGATTGGCAAAAACAAATGAATTATTGATTACTAGTATGGAAAAATCAGTAGCGAAGAAAATCGAATTTAGTACGGAGTTAGGGAAAGATTTAAAAGCAGATTTATGA